Proteins encoded by one window of Aphis gossypii isolate Hap1 chromosome X, ASM2018417v2, whole genome shotgun sequence:
- the LOC114124769 gene encoding cathepsin B-like — protein sequence MNIQLSICAIFVFLFSASKQTYFLNKNYIDTINKNAKTWKAGVNFHPETPLKFILGLLGSKGVKVSSTGPFKSHDTLYKSNVSIPIEFDARKRWKNCTTIGTIRDQGNCGSCWAFSTTGAFADRLCIASNSKYNELLSAEQVTSCCYRCGLGCQGGYPIRAWQHFYKHGLVTGGNFNSFQGCQPYTFPPCSVNNSCSGETEKNHKCQKRCYGNKTISYRNDHKYIKEPPYYLDYNYIQQDIMNYGPIEASFEVYDDFLSYKSGVYSVSPYATYLGGHSVKCIGWGVEKNVPYWLMMNSWNSTWGDGGYFKIRRGTNECEVDNSTSAGIPEYYT from the exons atgaatatccaATTATCAATTTGTGCGATTTTCGTGTTTTTGTTTAGTGCATcgaaacaaacatattttttaaataaaaactacataGATACAATTAATAAGAATGCAAAGACTTGGAag GCTGGTGTTAACTTTCATCCAGAAACacctttgaaatttatattaggaCTTTTGGGTTCAAAAGGTGTGAAAGTCTCGTCGACGGGTCCATTTAAATCACACGACACATTATACAAATCTAACGTCAGTATTCCAATAGAATTTGACGCGAGAAAACGATGGAAAAACTGTACGACGATTGGGACGATTCGTGATCAAGGCAATTGTGGCTCTTGTTGG GCGTTCAGCACTACTGGGGCATTTGCTGACCGTTTGTGCATAGCTTCAAATTCGAAATACAATGAACTATTATCAGCTGAACAGGTTACATCTTGTTGTTATCGATGTGGTTTAGGTTGTCAAGGAGGTTATCCAATAAGAGCTTggcaacatttttataaacatggtCTCGTCACAGGAGGAAACTTTAACTCGtttcaa GGATGCCAGCCGTACACGTTTCCACCTTGCTCGGTAAACAATTCGTGTAGTGGTGAAAcggaaaaaaatcacaaatgcCAAAAAAGATGCTACGGAAATAAAACCATTTCCTACAGAAACGATCATAAATATA ttaAAGAACCACCATATTACTTGGACTATAACTACATACAACAGGATATAATGAACTATGGACCAATCGAGGCATCATTTGAAGTTTACGATGACTTTCTTTCGTATAAGtcag GTGTTTACTCGGTATCGCCTTACGCCACATATTTAGGAGGTCATTCCGTAAAGTGTATCGGATGGGGAGTCGAAAAAAACGTGCCGTATTGGTTGATGATGAATTCTTGGAACAGTACATGGGGAGACGGAGGATATTTCAAAATTCGGCGGGGTACGAATGAGTGTGAAGTCGATAATTCAACATCTGCTGGGATACccgaatattatacatga